The window ACTATAACTAGCTGATTTTATGTTGATGAATGTCTTAAAATATGTCGCGTGTCGCATTTTGCGACACTTTTTTTAACGTTTGACACCATTTTTTTGAAATGATGTAGGGTAGTTTTGTCAAATGAAGCGATGCAATTGCTAATGCAACAACTCAATGCCACCTAAGTAACGTTATTATTAATCGTTTTTATAAGTATACGCTTTACTTATCACTTTTATATTGCCATTGAGAGAATATGCTCAATGAGCTAATCAATGAAGCCCAGACTCATACCAAGGTGCTAGACCTTCATCATGCCGGACCATTTTTTACCCTAGCAATCATTATCATTGTAGGTATGTCTTGCGGCTTTATCACCAAACGCTTGCGCCTTCCGAGTATGACCGGGCAAATCATTGGCGGTATTATCATCGGTCGAGCTGGGTTTGATTTATTCGGTGTCGAGCCTTTGCACTCGCTCGCCCCGATTACCGATTTTGCCATGGGCTTGATCGCTGTTACTATTGGCGGGCACTTAACCTGGCATCGTTTACGTAATGCTGGCCATCGCTTGGTTTTATTATTTCTTTGCGAAGCTATTGTAACTCCACTTATCGTTCTCACCGTATTCTTAATACTCGGTCTGCCCTGGACTCACGGTTTTTTGTTTGCAGCCGTAGCCATTGCTACCGCGCCAGCTACAATTGTTGCTTTAGTTAAAGAAACACGCGCACGTGGCACTTTTGTTAAGACCCTAATCGCCGCCGTCGCCTTAAATAACCTAGCTTGCATAATTATGTTTGAAATTGCGCGAGTCTTTGCCGCAACTAGAGCAGAAGGGTCTACCTTTGCTAACGGACTATCGCGCGCAGCATTAGGTTTGTTTGCTGCAATATTAATCGGTGCCAGTATTGGTGTGGCTATGCATCTAGTAGCTGCTCGAACCCTTGGCCGTGAGCGTTTAGCTACTGCAGCTACTATTTCATTATTATTAGCTGTGGGGCTTGCCAACTTTTTAGCAATTTCACCGCTATTAACTTGCCTCTCTTTAGGTTTTGTCCAAACTAACTTAACCCCTGAAAAAACACGGTTACTTGACTCTATGTTCGAAGACTTCGAACCCGGTATACTCGCTGTTTTTTTTACTTTGGCAGGTATGCATATAGTGTTGGATCAAGCGTCCATCGTGGTGACTCTGGCCTTACTCTACTTTCTAACTCGTCTTTTAGGTAAACTTTTATCGGCGCGTTTAGCAATGAAACTGGCTCGCTCAACTAAGGCCATTCGGCGCTATCTCGGACCTGCACTCATCCCGCAAGCCGGCGTAGCCGTTGGCTTAGTAGTGATACTTCAAGAAGATCCGACTTTCGCTTCAATATCGGGATTATTCGGGGCGGTAGTACTTATGGCGGTAACTATCAATGAGTTGGTGGGACCAGTAATGACTCGCTGGTCGCTGGCTAAAAGTGGTGATATCGGGCAAGACCGCTCACGCTTACTCGATTTTTTACAAGAAGAAAATATCATTACCAATCTAAACGCTGCAAATATGGCAGAAGCCATCGAGCGTTTGGTGGCACTTCTGGTACGCTCTCATCGCCTTATCAAAGTTGATGAGAAAGAACTGCGCAAGATGGTAATGATGCGAGAAGCTGAGGTCTCGACTTGCATTGGCGGTGGCTTAGCCATACCCCACGGCGAACTAGCCGGCTGCAAGCAAATGTACGGAGTTATGGGCTTAAGCAGTAAGGGTATGGCGATTGAAACTCCTGACGGCGAGCCAATACATTGCATTGTGCTGCTTGCTACACCACCAGATCAAAGACGCCGTCACCTTGAAGTATTAGCAGCTATTGCCCAAACAATTGGCTTTGACCCCGAGATAAAACAACGCCTATTCCATGCTAAAAGCCCGGCACATGCTCATGAGATATTGCATGATTCTGATGCGCTTAGCTTCAATTACTACCTCGATGAAGAAAACGATCAAGCAATGGCATCAAATCATGCTTCCTAAATAAAAAAAACGTATATTCATTTAAACGTAAATACTCTTTAATTACAGTTTGTTACATCATCAGGCACCCTTTTTTTTATACCATTATAATTGCCAGATATAAATCTTCTCAAACCATTGCCTCATGCTGCAATTACGCGTAAAAAAGGCGGGCTTATGAGCAAGCTTGAATCTACAAATTCTGACCATGATAAAAGTGACGTATTCGATAACGTAGAAGAAGACTTTGCTTCTATGTTTGAAGCTAGTAACAAACAAAAATCATTGCGCCTTCGTGTTGGTGATCATGTTACGGCACGTATTATTCATATGGGCAAAGAAGATATTTTTTGTGCAATAAGCCCTACTCAAGAAGCGGTTATTGCTAAAGATGACTTTTTAGATGAGGATGGCAAACTTACTGTTAAGGTAGGCGATAAAATAGATGCCTTTGTTATTTCGCTTAAAAGCGGCATACAACTTAGTAAAAAACTTGGTCGTAACACAATTAGTACCGAGCTGCTTACCCAGGCGGTGCATTCGCAACTACCGGTAGAAGGTACGGTCACTGCAATTAATAAAGGTGGCCTTGAAATAAGCGTCGGGTGTATTCGTGCCTTTTGTCCTATCGGTCAAGTTGACCTTAACTTTATTGAAGATCCGCAACAATATATTGGTAAAACCTTACAATTTGCCGTCAAAGAGGTGCGTGAGGGTGGCCGCAATGTGGTGCTATCAAGACGTGCTTTACTTGAAGCAGAGCGTTGCAAGCACGCAAAAACATTGCTTGCCAAATTAGATATTGGTCAGCGCCTTGAAGGAAAAGTAACACGATTAGCAACGTTTGGCGCTTTTGTTGATCTTGGCGGTATTGAAGGCCTTTTACCTATTTCAGAAATCGCCCACGCTCACATTGATGACCCAAGTTCAGTCTTGCATTTAGATGATGTCATAACTGTCGAAATTTTACGTATCGAACCAGATAGCAAACACCCTGATCGTCCACGTATAGCATTGTCACGCAAAGCCACCTTGCCACTACCTTTTATTGAACATCATAGTGAGTTAATCGAAGGTAATAGCTTACCTGGTAAGGTTAGCCGCATCGAAAAATATGGCGCTTTTATTGAAATTTTTCCAGGTCTTGAAGGTCTTATTCATATCAGTGAAATGAGTCATAAACGCGTACGTCACCCGAGTGACATTTTATCAGTTGGTCAAGAAATAAGCGTACGTATTCTCAGTGTAAATGAAGCAGATCAACGTATTGGTTTAAGCCTCAAAGAAGCAGTAGTACAAGATAATTTATCATTAGCTCCTGGCACCTTAATTGAAGGTACAGTCGAGCGCGTTGAACGTTACGGTATTTTTATGCGACTTGAAGGTGGCGCTAGCGCTTTATTACCAGCTGCTGAAACTGGTACACCACCTGGCGCTGATCTTGCGAAAGCTTTTGCTATTGGCAGCACTCATGCACTTGTGGTTTTAGAAAATGATGACCGTAATCGAATGCGAGTATCTAAAAAAGCACGTGTTGCAGCCGAAGAGCGTCAGTTAGTAGATAGCTATCAGTCACAAAGCAATACTTCAAAAAGCTTAGGTACATTAGGCGATTTGTTACGGGCAAAAAAACTCAAACGTTAACTTTATTACCAATTCAGCAAGTAAACAATTTGATGAGTGCTCGCTTTCTGCGACGCAATTTCAACTTTTCCATCGGCATCACACAAATCATAAAAAGCCTCGAAACAACCAGCCACGCCTTCAATAAAACCGTCATCAACAGCGATCGGAACATTTTCAAGTTTTAAACAGGCTTGATTAGAACTTACTGAATTTTCAAGTTTTACTTGCCCAACGTCTCTAAGTGCCAAAGACCAAATACGTGGTACGATTTTTGTTAAAGCTTGAGGAGTACGACCAAATAAGGTTATGGCGCCATCAAAAAGTGGTTTTAAGGTGGGGCCATCAACAAGGCGCAACATGGTTTGCCGCCACAATAAACGAAAAGCCGGGAAACCAATAACCTGTAACATACTGTCATTAAAATGCTTTTGTCGCCACAGGGGCAGCCAATCATTTTCAACAACTTGTATCGCATATGTTTTAAGATCTGCAGTATCAGAAGCTGTTTTATATACTAATTGCTTAAGCAAATTTGGTTCAGTAACTCTGACAGTATTGATAAAAGCTTTAGCAATTTTGACTCGTATTGCTGGCTCAACCATTACTTCTTTGACTCCACAACTAGTCAATTTACACCTACATTGGAGTAGATCCGCATACTACTCCAATGTGACAGTCATCAGCAAGCTATATGCAGAATTAAAAGGAATAGCTACTAACAAAAAGTGATCTAGCTTATAAAATTAGGCACTCACTTCGATTCTGGTGCTGGTGCAGTAGCTGGTTTAACTACGGTGGGCATTACTGGGGGAACATCAAATTTAACTAGCTGATCAACCTTGGCTTCTGATTTTAATAACCGCAAGACATCACGGCGTTTTTCATTGCGTTTGCGAGCAAGCAAAGAGCTTTTAATACTATCTTTTACTTCTTCAAGTGGTCGTATATGTTCAGGTTTTCTCTCAAGTACTTTAATAATTTCATATCCTAATCCGGTTTCGATCACATCTGATATTGCATCAACAGCAAGACCTTGGCTCACTGCCGCTTCAGAGGTCTTTTCTTTATTGACATCATTTTTATCTGGCGTTGATGCTGCTGTAGCTGCTGGATTTGCGGGCGTGCCAGCTTGTGCTGCTGGAGCTTTTGGTCCAAAAACTACATTGTCAAACTCGGGGGTCATACGCCCACGAGTAAGCCATCCTAAATCACCACCCTTATTTGCTTCGGGACCTTGCGAATTTTCTTTAGCAATCGCTGCAAAATCAGCACCTTTTTTCTTTAGCTGTGCCAAAACTTTCTTGGCTGTTTTTTCAACAGCTTTCTTCTCAGCCGGTTTAGCGGTTTTCGGAGAGCTAAAAAGAATTCGGCTTGCGTGAACCTGCTCACGTTCCATAAAACGTCGACTATTGTCTTCGTAGTACTTCTTTATATCAGTATCATTAACCTCAATAACACCAGACATTTTTTCAACTAAACGCTCTCGTAGCATATTTTGATGCAGTTCATTTTTCATGCTCTCAATGGTGTTACCCGAACGCTTTAGATAATCATCAAAAACTTCAGGGGTGCGAAAGCGTGCTTTACTTTCATTAAATTTGGCATCAACCTCTTGATCTGTGACCTCAATTTTTAGTTCTTTTGCTTTAATCTCGATCATTTTATCATTAATCATACGCCGCAAAATACTCTCGCGAATGCG of the Deltaproteobacteria bacterium genome contains:
- a CDS encoding PTS sugar transporter subunit IIA; this translates as MLNELINEAQTHTKVLDLHHAGPFFTLAIIIIVGMSCGFITKRLRLPSMTGQIIGGIIIGRAGFDLFGVEPLHSLAPITDFAMGLIAVTIGGHLTWHRLRNAGHRLVLLFLCEAIVTPLIVLTVFLILGLPWTHGFLFAAVAIATAPATIVALVKETRARGTFVKTLIAAVALNNLACIIMFEIARVFAATRAEGSTFANGLSRAALGLFAAILIGASIGVAMHLVAARTLGRERLATAATISLLLAVGLANFLAISPLLTCLSLGFVQTNLTPEKTRLLDSMFEDFEPGILAVFFTLAGMHIVLDQASIVVTLALLYFLTRLLGKLLSARLAMKLARSTKAIRRYLGPALIPQAGVAVGLVVILQEDPTFASISGLFGAVVLMAVTINELVGPVMTRWSLAKSGDIGQDRSRLLDFLQEENIITNLNAANMAEAIERLVALLVRSHRLIKVDEKELRKMVMMREAEVSTCIGGGLAIPHGELAGCKQMYGVMGLSSKGMAIETPDGEPIHCIVLLATPPDQRRRHLEVLAAIAQTIGFDPEIKQRLFHAKSPAHAHEILHDSDALSFNYYLDEENDQAMASNHAS
- a CDS encoding S1 RNA-binding domain-containing protein: MSKLESTNSDHDKSDVFDNVEEDFASMFEASNKQKSLRLRVGDHVTARIIHMGKEDIFCAISPTQEAVIAKDDFLDEDGKLTVKVGDKIDAFVISLKSGIQLSKKLGRNTISTELLTQAVHSQLPVEGTVTAINKGGLEISVGCIRAFCPIGQVDLNFIEDPQQYIGKTLQFAVKEVREGGRNVVLSRRALLEAERCKHAKTLLAKLDIGQRLEGKVTRLATFGAFVDLGGIEGLLPISEIAHAHIDDPSSVLHLDDVITVEILRIEPDSKHPDRPRIALSRKATLPLPFIEHHSELIEGNSLPGKVSRIEKYGAFIEIFPGLEGLIHISEMSHKRVRHPSDILSVGQEISVRILSVNEADQRIGLSLKEAVVQDNLSLAPGTLIEGTVERVERYGIFMRLEGGASALLPAAETGTPPGADLAKAFAIGSTHALVVLENDDRNRMRVSKKARVAAEERQLVDSYQSQSNTSKSLGTLGDLLRAKKLKR
- a CDS encoding peptidylprolyl isomerase — protein: MSIKLLAILVLFSACGISDRDLVAKVNGEGITKQQFDSEVERNLLRYKSQGRQLPPGIETRIRESILRRMINDKMIEIKAKELKIEVTDQEVDAKFNESKARFRTPEVFDDYLKRSGNTIESMKNELHQNMLRERLVEKMSGVIEVNDTDIKKYYEDNSRRFMEREQVHASRILFSSPKTAKPAEKKAVEKTAKKVLAQLKKKGADFAAIAKENSQGPEANKGGDLGWLTRGRMTPEFDNVVFGPKAPAAQAGTPANPAATAASTPDKNDVNKEKTSEAAVSQGLAVDAISDVIETGLGYEIIKVLERKPEHIRPLEEVKDSIKSSLLARKRNEKRRDVLRLLKSEAKVDQLVKFDVPPVMPTVVKPATAPAPESK